Proteins encoded within one genomic window of Bradyrhizobium sp. 186:
- a CDS encoding amidase, translating to MTLPMSWNEWAQHDGVGLAARVRKGELTAKELARQAAAAVAKVNPALSGVVELFDDVIADPAKDGANLAGPFAGLPFLMKDLGPTMKGRLQEMGSLLMRGNRAAADTFLTAKFRQAGLNLIGRTTTPEFGVCSSADNPAVYVTRNPWDTDYTTCGSSAGSAAMVAAGVVPIAHATDGGGSIRIPAGVNGNIGLKVSRGVFSLAPHMSDLTGLVSIQGCQSRSVRDTAAFVDHARGPAPGEFMPFWTTAQPYSEMIKRDPGKLRIALSHTWGDYTATPHIAAELEKAGRFLEGLGHHVDYALPEIDFRAAFEAQTTCYISNFAVVISNMLAARGLDRPPEDLVEPVNIRIWEAGRHTSFAERAKMQGVFNTTSRGFGAFFEQWDVILTPITALPTPKVGTKEYLTISDNPDVLDWFGNLWRNFAFTPLANLCGMPAISIPMATHEHGLPLGIQALGKQANDGLLLQLAAQIERAIDGKWNDGRKPKVHVTNG from the coding sequence ATGACTTTGCCGATGAGCTGGAACGAATGGGCGCAGCACGATGGCGTAGGGCTGGCGGCACGCGTCCGCAAGGGCGAACTGACGGCGAAGGAATTGGCCCGTCAGGCCGCCGCCGCCGTTGCCAAGGTCAATCCGGCGCTGTCGGGCGTGGTCGAGCTGTTCGACGATGTGATCGCCGACCCGGCCAAGGACGGCGCCAATCTTGCCGGCCCGTTCGCCGGCCTGCCCTTCCTGATGAAGGACCTCGGCCCGACCATGAAGGGCCGGCTCCAGGAGATGGGCTCGCTCTTGATGCGCGGCAATCGCGCGGCCGCTGACACGTTCCTGACCGCAAAATTTCGCCAAGCCGGACTGAACCTGATCGGGCGGACGACCACGCCGGAATTCGGCGTGTGCAGCTCGGCGGACAATCCGGCCGTCTATGTCACGCGCAATCCCTGGGACACCGACTACACCACCTGCGGCTCGTCGGCCGGCAGCGCTGCGATGGTCGCGGCCGGCGTGGTGCCGATCGCGCATGCGACCGACGGCGGCGGCTCGATCCGCATACCCGCCGGCGTCAACGGCAATATCGGGCTAAAGGTCTCGCGCGGCGTGTTCTCGCTCGCCCCGCACATGTCGGACCTCACCGGCCTCGTTTCCATCCAGGGCTGCCAGTCGCGCTCGGTGCGCGACACCGCCGCCTTCGTCGACCATGCCCGCGGGCCCGCACCCGGCGAGTTCATGCCATTCTGGACTACGGCGCAGCCCTACAGCGAGATGATCAAACGCGATCCGGGCAAGCTCAGGATCGCGCTGTCGCACACATGGGGCGACTACACCGCGACGCCGCACATCGCCGCCGAACTCGAAAAGGCTGGCCGCTTCCTCGAAGGTCTCGGCCATCACGTCGACTATGCGCTGCCCGAGATCGACTTCCGCGCCGCGTTCGAGGCGCAGACCACCTGCTACATCAGCAATTTCGCCGTGGTGATCTCCAACATGCTCGCCGCGCGCGGGCTGGATCGGCCGCCGGAGGATCTCGTCGAGCCCGTCAACATCCGAATCTGGGAAGCGGGGCGCCACACGAGCTTTGCCGAGCGGGCGAAGATGCAAGGAGTGTTCAACACGACGTCGCGCGGCTTCGGCGCGTTCTTCGAGCAGTGGGACGTGATCCTGACGCCGATCACCGCGCTGCCGACGCCGAAGGTCGGCACGAAGGAGTATCTCACCATCTCCGACAATCCGGACGTGCTGGACTGGTTCGGCAATCTCTGGCGCAACTTTGCGTTTACGCCGCTCGCCAATCTCTGCGGCATGCCCGCGATCTCGATCCCGATGGCGACCCACGAGCACGGCCTGCCGCTCGGCATCCAGGCGCTTGGCAAGCAGGCCAACGACGGCCTGCTGCTGCAACTCGCCGCCCAGATCGAGCGGGCGATCGACGGCAAGTGGAACGACGGCAGGAAGCCGAAGGTGCATGTGACGAACGGGTGA
- a CDS encoding Tex family protein: MANINQKIAQELGVRAEQVEATVTLLDGGATVPFIARYRKEATGALDDTQLRTLEERLVYLRELEDRRKAILESVQEQGKLDAALEASILAADSKARLEDIYLPFKPKRRTKAEIAREAGLEPLANQLMAEPTNDPKVVAEAFVNAEKGVADAAAALDGARAILVERFDEDADLIGSLREEVWTNARMASTVRQGKKTEGEKFADYFEFSEPLTKLPSHRILAMFRGEKEEILDLQIQAEAEAPPAGVPGAYELKIMKRFGIADLKRAGDRWMIDTVRWAWRTKIQVHLNIDLRMRLWNAAETEAVRVFASNLRDLLLAAPAGTRVTLGLDPGYRTGVKVAVTDATGKVVDTAVIYPHEPQRQWNESLAILGKLALKHRVELIAIGNGTASRETDKLAADLVKGLAELKMTKIVVSEAGASVYSASAFASQELPGLDVTLRGAVSIARRLQDPLAELVKIEPKAIGVGQYQHDLGEAKLARSLDAVVEDCVNAVGVDVNTASAPLLARVSGVGSGLAQSIVQHRDANGPFKSRKALKDVPRLGPKAFEQCAGFLRILGGEDPLDASGVHPEAYPVVRRILSATKSDIKALIGSADIVRTLKPKDYVDETFGLPTVTDILRELEKPGRDPRPAFKAAVFMEGVEEIKHLKKGMILEGTVTNVAAFGAFVDIGVHQDGLVHISAMSKTFIKDPREVVKPGDIVKVKVLDFEVARKRISLTLRLDDEVGDKKDALGMQRDNSRNTARMTSSAPRKQESSGGGALAEALRRAAEKNGGKLA; the protein is encoded by the coding sequence GTGGCGAATATCAACCAGAAAATTGCGCAGGAGCTTGGGGTTCGGGCGGAGCAGGTCGAGGCGACGGTGACGCTGCTCGATGGCGGCGCCACGGTTCCCTTCATCGCGCGCTACCGCAAGGAGGCGACCGGTGCGCTCGACGACACGCAATTGCGCACCCTGGAGGAGCGCCTGGTTTACCTCCGCGAGCTCGAAGACCGCCGCAAGGCCATCCTCGAGTCGGTCCAGGAGCAGGGCAAGCTCGATGCCGCACTCGAAGCCAGCATTCTCGCCGCCGACAGCAAGGCGCGCCTGGAAGACATCTATCTGCCGTTCAAGCCGAAGCGTCGCACCAAGGCCGAGATCGCCAGGGAAGCCGGCCTCGAGCCGCTCGCCAACCAGCTGATGGCGGAGCCTACCAACGATCCGAAGGTCGTGGCCGAAGCCTTCGTCAACGCCGAGAAGGGCGTGGCGGATGCCGCTGCCGCGCTCGACGGCGCCCGCGCCATCCTGGTCGAGCGCTTTGACGAAGACGCCGACCTGATCGGGAGCTTGCGTGAGGAGGTGTGGACTAATGCGCGCATGGCTTCCACCGTGCGCCAGGGCAAGAAGACCGAGGGCGAGAAGTTCGCTGACTATTTTGAGTTTTCCGAGCCGCTGACGAAACTACCGTCGCATCGCATCCTTGCGATGTTCCGCGGCGAGAAGGAAGAGATCCTCGATCTTCAGATCCAGGCCGAGGCCGAAGCGCCGCCCGCCGGCGTGCCGGGCGCCTATGAGCTGAAGATCATGAAGCGGTTCGGCATCGCCGACCTCAAGCGCGCCGGCGATCGCTGGATGATCGACACTGTGCGCTGGGCCTGGCGCACCAAAATCCAGGTGCACCTCAATATCGATCTGCGCATGCGGCTGTGGAACGCCGCCGAGACCGAAGCCGTGCGCGTGTTCGCCTCCAACCTGCGCGACCTCTTGCTGGCAGCGCCCGCCGGCACCCGCGTCACCTTGGGGCTCGATCCCGGCTACCGCACCGGCGTCAAGGTCGCCGTCACCGACGCGACCGGCAAGGTTGTCGATACCGCTGTGATCTATCCCCACGAGCCGCAGCGGCAGTGGAACGAGTCGCTTGCCATCCTCGGCAAGCTCGCGCTGAAGCATCGCGTCGAACTGATCGCGATCGGCAACGGCACCGCCTCGCGCGAGACCGACAAGCTCGCGGCCGATCTCGTCAAGGGCCTGGCCGAACTGAAGATGACCAAGATCGTGGTGTCGGAAGCCGGCGCGTCGGTCTATTCGGCCTCCGCCTTCGCCTCGCAGGAATTGCCGGGCCTGGACGTGACCCTGCGCGGCGCGGTCTCGATCGCCCGGCGCCTCCAGGATCCGCTCGCCGAGCTGGTCAAGATCGAGCCCAAGGCGATCGGCGTCGGCCAGTACCAGCACGATCTCGGCGAAGCCAAGCTCGCGCGCTCGCTCGATGCCGTGGTCGAAGATTGCGTGAACGCAGTCGGTGTCGACGTCAACACCGCCTCCGCGCCGCTGCTGGCACGCGTATCAGGTGTGGGCTCCGGCCTCGCGCAGAGCATCGTGCAGCATCGCGATGCCAACGGCCCGTTCAAGTCGCGCAAGGCTCTCAAGGATGTGCCCCGGCTCGGGCCGAAGGCGTTCGAGCAGTGCGCGGGCTTCTTACGCATTCTCGGCGGCGAGGACCCGCTTGATGCCTCCGGCGTGCACCCGGAAGCCTACCCGGTGGTGCGGCGTATCCTCAGCGCCACCAAGAGTGACATCAAGGCGCTGATCGGCAGCGCCGACATCGTGCGCACGCTGAAGCCGAAAGACTATGTCGATGAGACCTTCGGTCTGCCGACCGTCACCGACATTCTGCGCGAACTCGAAAAGCCCGGCCGCGACCCGCGCCCGGCGTTCAAGGCCGCGGTGTTCATGGAGGGCGTCGAGGAGATCAAGCATCTCAAGAAGGGCATGATCCTCGAGGGCACCGTGACCAACGTCGCCGCCTTCGGCGCCTTCGTCGACATCGGCGTGCACCAGGACGGCCTCGTGCACATCTCGGCGATGTCAAAAACCTTCATCAAGGATCCGCGCGAGGTGGTGAAGCCCGGCGACATCGTCAAGGTGAAGGTGTTGGACTTCGAGGTCGCGCGCAAGCGCATCTCGCTGACGCTGCGGCTCGACGACGAGGTCGGCGACAAGAAGGATGCGCTCGGCATGCAGCGCGACAACTCCCGCAATACCGCCCGCATGACATCGTCGGCACCGCGCAAGCAGGAGTCCTCCGGCGGCGGCGCACTCGCCGAGGCGCTGCGCCGCGCGGCGGAGAAGAACGGCGGCAAGCTGGCTTGA
- a CDS encoding S1C family serine protease: protein MTDPSPLSSLSSALADVVARTAPSVVSVHSHRSRATGFVWKPGLIITADEALADEGEVQIALSDGSTVPAAIAGRDHTTDIALLRADTGIAPIKLATSVPALGALSVVVATNRDAPSAALGMVSLSGKSWRSLRGGDIDARIELDVRLRSSQQGGLALDASGEAFGMAVLGPRRVLVIPAATIERVAAQLETRGRIARGYLGLGLQPVRLDDGVGAMVMNVDKTGPSAAAGIRQGDVIIAVNDQKLSGVRALSRTLGPASVGAVVNVAVRRGGEPVSFKVTIGERPEA from the coding sequence ATGACCGACCCCTCCCCCCTGTCTTCATTGTCGTCCGCGCTCGCGGACGTCGTGGCGCGCACCGCGCCGTCCGTGGTTTCCGTGCATTCGCACCGCTCCCGCGCAACCGGCTTCGTCTGGAAGCCCGGCCTCATCATCACCGCCGACGAGGCGCTGGCCGATGAAGGCGAGGTCCAGATCGCCCTCTCCGACGGCAGCACCGTGCCCGCCGCCATCGCCGGCCGCGACCATACGACCGATATCGCGCTGTTGCGCGCCGACACCGGCATCGCCCCGATCAAGCTGGCGACCTCGGTCCCTGCTCTCGGCGCGCTGTCGGTCGTGGTCGCCACCAACCGCGACGCGCCCAGCGCGGCGCTGGGAATGGTATCGTTGTCCGGCAAGAGCTGGCGCAGCCTGCGCGGCGGCGACATCGACGCGCGGATCGAGCTCGACGTTCGCCTGCGCTCCAGCCAGCAGGGCGGCCTCGCGCTGGACGCGTCAGGCGAGGCCTTCGGCATGGCCGTGCTCGGCCCGCGGCGGGTGCTGGTGATCCCGGCGGCGACGATCGAGCGCGTGGCGGCACAGCTCGAAACCCGCGGCCGCATCGCCCGCGGATATCTCGGCCTCGGGCTCCAGCCGGTGCGGCTCGACGACGGCGTCGGCGCGATGGTGATGAACGTCGACAAGACCGGTCCCTCGGCCGCAGCCGGCATCCGGCAGGGCGACGTCATCATCGCGGTCAACGACCAAAAGCTGTCCGGGGTGCGCGCGCTATCGCGAACGTTGGGACCTGCAAGCGTCGGCGCGGTGGTCAATGTCGCGGTGCGCCGCGGCGGCGAGCCGGTCAGCTTCAAGGTCACGATCGGCGAGAGGCCGGAGGCGTGA
- a CDS encoding helix-turn-helix transcriptional regulator, giving the protein MSEDNPAEIVLSLEIDDPALAERLTALLSNIAGLRLAVPGEQAAATIVARDPRIMPEDIALTQRELDVLALMAEGASNKMIARQLGISVHTVKFHVGSLLDKLDATGRTDAVAHAARRGVIEL; this is encoded by the coding sequence GTGAGCGAGGACAATCCGGCGGAGATCGTGCTGTCCCTGGAGATCGACGATCCCGCCCTCGCCGAACGCCTGACCGCGTTGCTCAGCAACATCGCGGGGCTCCGCCTCGCCGTACCCGGCGAGCAGGCCGCAGCGACGATCGTCGCCCGCGATCCGCGCATCATGCCCGAGGACATCGCGCTGACGCAGCGCGAGCTCGATGTGCTGGCGCTGATGGCCGAGGGCGCCTCCAACAAGATGATCGCGCGTCAGCTCGGCATCTCCGTGCATACCGTGAAATTCCATGTCGGCTCGCTGCTCGACAAGCTCGATGCCACCGGCCGCACCGATGCGGTCGCGCATGCAGCGCGCCGCGGCGTGATCGAGCTCTAG
- a CDS encoding HAMP domain-containing sensor histidine kinase, with translation MLLVKTLQSSTFRLALIAIAAFGLIVAAIMAYVYLGTLAYVQSRVGNAGDHDAFRDMIGLAMAAVAVLLLVLAGLAAVLVTRRTVGRIEEINATSRAIMLSGLDQRIPLRGSHDEWDRVAENLNQMLDRIETLMGEVKQVSDNVAHDLRTPLTRTRGRLEKAYHAPRNGETDAALMGDTIADLDAVLGMFTSITRISEIETRARRSAFRALDLAEIAGEVVELYDAAAEQVATRLSLGGDRAVSVTGDRDLLFDAIANLVDNAIKHGRAGGQVTVTCRSTNDGAVIAIADDGPGIPADQRDHVFKRFYRLEQSRYTPGNGLGLSLVAAVARLHCAEIALHDNASGLTVQLSFPPHMP, from the coding sequence GTGCTCCTGGTTAAGACGCTCCAGTCCTCGACCTTCAGGTTGGCGCTGATCGCGATCGCGGCGTTCGGGCTGATCGTCGCCGCGATCATGGCCTATGTTTACCTCGGCACGCTCGCCTATGTGCAGAGCCGGGTTGGCAATGCTGGCGATCACGACGCCTTCAGGGACATGATCGGGCTTGCGATGGCCGCGGTCGCCGTGCTGCTCCTCGTGCTGGCGGGGCTCGCTGCCGTGCTGGTGACGCGACGCACGGTCGGACGGATCGAGGAGATCAATGCCACCAGCCGCGCCATCATGCTCTCGGGCCTGGACCAGCGCATCCCCTTGCGCGGCAGCCACGACGAATGGGATCGCGTGGCCGAAAATCTCAACCAGATGCTCGATCGCATCGAGACGCTGATGGGCGAGGTCAAGCAGGTCAGCGACAACGTCGCGCACGATCTGCGCACGCCACTGACGCGCACGCGCGGCCGGCTGGAAAAGGCCTATCACGCCCCGCGAAATGGCGAGACGGATGCGGCGCTGATGGGCGACACCATCGCCGATCTCGACGCCGTGCTCGGCATGTTCACCTCCATCACCCGGATCTCGGAGATCGAGACCCGCGCCCGCAGGAGCGCCTTTCGCGCGCTCGACCTCGCCGAGATCGCCGGCGAGGTCGTCGAACTCTACGACGCCGCGGCCGAGCAGGTCGCGACCCGTCTCAGCCTCGGCGGCGACCGCGCGGTGTCCGTGACTGGCGACCGTGACCTGCTGTTCGACGCCATCGCCAATCTCGTCGACAACGCGATCAAGCACGGCCGCGCGGGCGGGCAGGTGACCGTGACCTGCCGCAGCACCAATGATGGGGCAGTGATCGCGATCGCCGACGATGGTCCGGGCATTCCGGCGGATCAGCGCGATCACGTGTTCAAGCGCTTCTACCGGCTCGAGCAGAGCCGCTACACCCCGGGTAATGGCCTTGGCTTAAGCCTGGTCGCCGCGGTCGCTCGCCTCCATTGCGCCGAGATTGCCCTGCACGACAACGCGTCGGGCCTGACGGTCCAACTCAGCTTCCCGCCGCACATGCCCTAA
- a CDS encoding response regulator transcription factor, which translates to MTGGHRRILVVEDDPETAGQLVEELTTSGYDVDLAATGREALSHGAARDYAVITIDRMLPDIDGITVMRQLRDDGIAAPFLIISALGEVDDRVRGLRAGGDDYLVKPFSFVELLARLEALGRRSETIAKETLLRVGDLAVDLIARSASRRGRKIPLLPREFQLLEYLVRNEGRVVSRAMLLQHVWDLHFDPSTNIIDVYVGRVRRKVDDSQAYPLIHTIRGIGYCLRAPG; encoded by the coding sequence ATGACCGGAGGTCACCGCCGCATCCTGGTCGTCGAGGACGATCCGGAGACCGCAGGCCAACTCGTCGAGGAGCTGACCACCTCGGGCTATGACGTCGATCTCGCCGCAACCGGCCGCGAGGCCCTTAGCCACGGCGCCGCGCGCGATTATGCAGTGATCACCATCGACCGCATGCTGCCCGACATCGACGGCATCACTGTGATGCGGCAATTGCGCGACGACGGCATCGCGGCTCCCTTCCTGATCATCTCGGCACTCGGCGAGGTCGATGACCGCGTGCGCGGCCTGCGCGCCGGCGGCGACGATTATCTCGTCAAGCCGTTCTCCTTCGTCGAGCTGCTCGCGCGGCTGGAAGCTCTCGGCCGTCGCAGCGAGACGATTGCCAAGGAAACACTTCTGCGGGTCGGCGATCTCGCCGTCGACCTGATCGCGCGCAGCGCCAGCCGGCGCGGCCGGAAGATTCCGCTGTTGCCGCGGGAATTTCAGTTGCTCGAATATCTCGTCCGCAACGAGGGCCGCGTCGTCTCCCGTGCGATGCTGCTTCAGCATGTCTGGGATCTGCACTTCGATCCGTCCACCAACATCATCGACGTCTATGTCGGGCGCGTCCGCCGCAAGGTCGACGACAGCCAGGCCTATCCGCTGATCCACACCATCCGCGGCATCGGATATTGCCTCCGTGCTCCTGGTTAA
- a CDS encoding SEC-C metal-binding domain-containing protein, protein MGRLQSGASRKETSIARARSFYDPESNPFRKVGRNDPCPCGSGKKFKKCCLNANLAS, encoded by the coding sequence TTGGGCCGCCTTCAATCCGGAGCCTCGCGCAAAGAAACCAGCATCGCGCGCGCGCGCTCATTCTATGATCCCGAAAGCAATCCGTTTCGCAAAGTCGGCCGCAACGATCCCTGCCCATGTGGCAGTGGCAAGAAGTTCAAGAAGTGCTGCCTGAACGCGAATCTCGCAAGCTGA
- a CDS encoding ring-opening amidohydrolase, translating to MRTTAVGVIRIATKGPGDVSGLMSMIGSGAIEPTSILAILGKTEGNGGVNDFTREYAVAALCTALAPQLGLPAHEVEQRIAFVMSGGTEGVLSPHITVFTRREVGERPAGISGKRLSIGMAYTRDFLPEELGRSTQIAETAKAVKAAMEDAGIADPADVHFVQIKCPLLTSDRIEAASARGNKTATISAYSSMAYSRGASALGVAVALGEIAPDIHDDDVLRRYDLFSSVASTSAGIELMHNVVIVLGNSASSVSEFEIGHAVMSDAIDSAAVTAALTSVGLGIAPPAAAGRGLVNIFAKAEASPNGSVRGFRHTMLEDTDISSTRHARAAVGGLIAGLSGTGAVYVSGGAEHQGPAGGGPVAVIARLSNSRLSN from the coding sequence ATGCGGACGACAGCGGTCGGCGTCATCAGGATCGCCACCAAAGGCCCCGGCGACGTCTCCGGCCTCATGAGCATGATCGGCTCCGGCGCGATCGAACCGACATCGATCCTGGCAATCCTCGGCAAGACCGAGGGCAATGGCGGCGTCAACGATTTCACCCGGGAATATGCCGTTGCCGCGCTATGCACAGCGCTGGCGCCGCAGCTCGGCCTTCCCGCACACGAGGTCGAGCAGCGCATTGCGTTCGTGATGTCGGGCGGCACCGAGGGCGTGCTCAGCCCGCACATCACCGTGTTCACGCGGCGCGAGGTCGGTGAACGGCCCGCAGGCATCTCCGGCAAGCGCCTGAGCATCGGCATGGCGTACACAAGGGATTTCCTCCCCGAAGAGCTCGGCCGCTCTACCCAGATCGCGGAGACGGCCAAGGCCGTGAAGGCCGCGATGGAGGATGCCGGTATCGCCGATCCCGCCGACGTCCATTTCGTGCAGATCAAGTGCCCGCTGCTCACCAGCGATCGCATCGAGGCCGCAAGCGCCCGCGGCAACAAGACGGCGACGATTAGCGCCTATAGCTCGATGGCCTATTCGCGCGGCGCCTCCGCGCTCGGCGTTGCCGTGGCGCTCGGCGAGATCGCGCCTGATATCCACGACGACGACGTGCTGCGCCGCTATGATTTGTTCTCGTCGGTGGCCTCCACCTCGGCGGGCATCGAGCTGATGCACAATGTGGTCATCGTGCTCGGCAATTCGGCGTCGTCAGTGAGCGAATTCGAGATTGGGCATGCCGTGATGAGCGACGCCATCGACTCCGCCGCCGTGACCGCAGCGTTGACCAGCGTGGGACTTGGCATCGCACCGCCGGCAGCCGCGGGCCGCGGGCTCGTCAACATCTTCGCCAAGGCCGAGGCCTCGCCCAACGGCAGCGTGCGCGGCTTCCGCCATACCATGCTGGAAGACACCGACATCAGCTCGACACGGCACGCCCGCGCAGCGGTCGGCGGCTTGATCGCAGGCCTGTCCGGGACCGGCGCGGTCTATGTGTCCGGCGGGGCCGAGCATCAGGGGCCCGCCGGCGGTGGACCGGTCGCGGTGATCGCAAGGCTCTCGAATTCAAGGCTCTCGAATTGA